From Bdellovibrio sp. KM01:
TCGGGTGGTATGCAGAAAAGAACGGGTCTGGCACGAGCTCTCGCCCTAGATCCAGAAATCCTGATCTATGATGAGCCGACCACGGGTTTAGATCCCATTCTGACTGAAATGGTAGATAATTTAATTCTGGAGACTCATAAGAGCAGAAATGGGCAACTGACCTCGATCATGGTTTCGCACGATTTGTCCGCCGCGTTTAGGATTGCCGATCATATCGCGATGTTAGATAGTGGCAAGGTTTTGCTATTCGGGACTCCAGAGGACTTCTTCAACACCGATATTGAATTGGTTAAGAAGTTCGTGAATAAAGGGATGAAACACCAATGAATTGGCTTCGCGCTGCAGAGTTTAAAGTAGGTCTATTAGTGATCGTAGTTGGATCATTGATTGCCGTTATGTCCATGCAGGTGAGCGAAGATCCTTCCTACCTCGGCCGTTCCAAAAAAGCCTGGTTCTTAATACCAAATGCTGGTGGCTTGGTTAAAAATTCAGCAATCCGTTCTGCTGGGATTCCTGTCGGCGTGATCAAGGACATTCGCCTGCAAGATGGTCAGGCGCGCGTGGATATCACGGTGAAGTCTGACGTGCCGATGACGACGTCTGCGGCCATCGAGATCAAAGCTCAAGGTATCCTGGGTGATGCTCATATCGAAGTTTATCCTGGTTCTCCGACAGATCCTCCACTGCCTGACAACGCACAAATTCTTACGGTGAAAGCCGGTGGATCTTTGGAAAACCTGATGGCGCAAGTGGGGGAAGTCACGGCTTCTTTGAAAGTTGTCGCAAAAAACCTGGAAGAGGCGACATCGCAAGACGGCACTCGTAATCACGTTTTGGGTCGCATCATCAAGAATGTTGAAACGATCACGAAAGACCTGGCTCAAGTTACTACTGAAAACAAAGACAAAATTGGCGACATCGTGGATGAAGTTCACGACATCACATCAAGTCTTCGTGAAGTGATGAATGACAACAGTGATACAGGTATTAAGAAAACTTGGGCTCGCTTGTCTCAAACGATGAAAAATCTGGATGAGATCACGGGTAAAATCAACCGTGGTGAAGGTACTATCGGTAAACTTATCAGCGACGAAGCGACGGCTGAAAAAGTAGATAGCGCGATTGATGGTTTGAGCGACATGGTCGGATCTGCCAGCAAAATTGAAACTGCGTTCGATTTCAAAACGGATTACCTGGGCGAAGTTGGAAACTGGAAAACGACAGTCGGTGTGAAAATTCAGCCGGGCTTGGATCGTTACTACTACCTGGCGATCATCGACGATCCGGTGGGTGTGGTTGAAACAACTCGTTACCAATACTCTGGTACACCTCCACAAGGTTCGGCCGAGTACTCGGAAAAGAAAACTTACGAAAACAAACTGAAATTCACTTTGCTATTCGCCAAAAATTTCTGGGACGTCACTCTTAAAGGGGGCGTGATCGAAAATGGCGGTGGTTTCGGTGTGGATTACTACTTCTTCCGTCGCAAAATGCGCGCGACAGTTGAGGCCTTCGATTTCACACGCACGA
This genomic window contains:
- a CDS encoding MlaD family protein is translated as MNWLRAAEFKVGLLVIVVGSLIAVMSMQVSEDPSYLGRSKKAWFLIPNAGGLVKNSAIRSAGIPVGVIKDIRLQDGQARVDITVKSDVPMTTSAAIEIKAQGILGDAHIEVYPGSPTDPPLPDNAQILTVKAGGSLENLMAQVGEVTASLKVVAKNLEEATSQDGTRNHVLGRIIKNVETITKDLAQVTTENKDKIGDIVDEVHDITSSLREVMNDNSDTGIKKTWARLSQTMKNLDEITGKINRGEGTIGKLISDEATAEKVDSAIDGLSDMVGSASKIETAFDFKTDYLGEVGNWKTTVGVKIQPGLDRYYYLAIIDDPVGVVETTRYQYSGTPPQGSAEYSEKKTYENKLKFTLLFAKNFWDVTLKGGVIENGGGFGVDYYFFRRKMRATVEAFDFTRTNLRGSLSYFFYRGLYINAGWNDAFNKNDASSSFIGGGLYLTNDDLKLLLTKGL